Genomic window (Kwoniella dendrophila CBS 6074 chromosome 1, complete sequence):
GTTGGTTAAAAGCTAAACCTGTAAGAACAGCTTCAGGCGTAGCTGTTGTAGCTGTTATGTGTAAACCACATAGATGTCCTCATGTTGCTATGACCGGTAATATTTGTGTGTAAGTGAAAGGTTAACATCATTATAAAAAGATCGTGGGAAATTGATTCTCAACTTTGTTAATCTTAGTTACTGTCCTGGTGGTCCAGATTCAGATTTCGAATATTCAACTCAATCTTATACAGGTTATGAACCAACATCTATGAGAGCTATTAGAGCAAGATATGATCCGTACGAACAAGCTAGAGGAAGAGTAAATCAACTGAAAGATTTAGGTCATAGTGTAGATAAAGTAGAAATTATGTGAGTCGAACATACGATATAAGCTATATTGAACACAGCTAATATCGAAAACTTTTTCCGTAGTATTATGGGAGGTACATTCATGTCAATGCCAGAAGATTATCGACATAAATTTGCTGCAGGTTTACATAATGCTTTGAGTGGACACGTtacagatgatattgatgaagcagTAAAATTTTctgaacaatcaaaagtAAAATGTGTTGGAATAACAATTGAAACTAGACCAGACTATTGTTTAAAACCACATTTATCACAAATGTTAAGATATGGATGTACAAGATTAGAAATTGGTGTTCAAAGTGTTTATGAAGATGTTGCAAGAGATACAAATCGTGGACATACAGTTAGAGCTGTATCAGAATCTTTTCACATGTCAAAAGATGCAGGATATAAAATTGTTGCACATATGATGcctgatttaccaaattgTGGTACAGAAAGAGATATTTGGCAATTTCAAGAATTTTTCGAAAATCCCGCTTTTAGATCAGATGGATTGAAATTATATCCAACTTTGGTTATTCGTGGTACAGGTGGGTTTCGTCTTTTTTCTCCTTCCTTTTTTCCATAGTCAAAGTCAGCTCATGTATTTCTCTACATTTCAGGTTTATACGAATTATGGCGAACTGGGAAATACAAGAATTATCCACCAAATGCATTAGTTGATATCGTAGCTAGAATTATGGCTCTAGTACCACCCTGGACCAGAGTCTATAGAGTACAAAGAGATATTCCAATGCCGTTAGTTTCTTCAGGTGTCGAGAATGGTAATTTAAGGGAATTGGCTTTAGCTAGAATGAAAGATTTCGGTGCGGAATGTAGAGATGTTAGATATAGGGAAGTTGGTGTGAGTGAACGTTTCATTCTTCAATCAATGAGAACTTGAGACtgatttttctctttttatctctctttgatagcttcatGAAATTCATAATAGAATCAGACCACAAGATTTAGAACTTTTAAGAAGAGATTACGCAGCTAATGGAGGATGGGAAACTTTCTTATCATATGAAGATCCTGCACAAGATATtttaattggtttattaaGATTAAGAAAATGTTCTGAAGATGGTACatttagaaaagaattaGTTGGTATGGAAGGTGGTTGTAGTTTAGTTAGAGAATTGGTAAGTTCGGAAATTTTTTACTTTAATTCGGAGTAAACAAATATAATAAGTCACTCGATTGAGCTAAATCTCCAATGTCAAATAAAACAGCACGTTTACGGTACAGCTGCACCAGTGCATTCACGTGATCCTAAAAAATTCCAACATCAAGGTATAGGTACATTGTTAatggaagaagctgaaagaatcGCAAGGGAAGAGCATGGAAGTGGTAGAATCGCTGTTATTTCGGGTAAGTAATATTAATCTACAAAATAAGCACGAGAAATCCATCACACTAACATGCaatttatatcttttatagGTGTTGGTACAAGAGATTATTATAGAAGACTTGGTTATTTCCTTGATGGTCCTTATATGGTAAAAGATTTACTTTACTAAATTTCTCTCAATTAGAATGTTTTgtgtttcttcatcttttgttcATTCGTTTTATCGGATTTCGCTTTTACTTGtattgattatgattatcatGTAATTTAATTTTAGGATTTGTTtattttaacatttttaaTGTGTATGCAGAATAGTTGAGCTATGGATTCTATAACAGAGATCATAGATCATCCATCCATTAGTACAGAGAAAGTGCTTATCTGCTTGTTAAAAACAGTCCTTATGTAACCAGACCCGTCAATGGTCAAATCAGCTCTGACATATTCTACGGTGACAAGATATAATACTGATACATTTCATCTATAAATGATATATGTTATTATATGATTTACAAGAAACGCAATTATTCCAGTATGGTAAATTCTGTATTTCGGTAAAAATCCCTTCTTCCATCGCCTCTTACATTCATATCAAAACAGACCTTCTTCTCCATGGTGGTTTTTACTgacttgaattgatattaGCATCAGCAGAATATTTCCCACTTATAATaccttttttgatttcttcaaatttCCAATCATCTGAATGACCATCATTATTAACAATttcaatacctaaaccacttgataaattaccttgaGAATTAAAAGTGACTAGAACATTCTGTGGTGATAATATTTGACCTGATTCTTGTTCAGTAACGAATTTAGCTATtattttaccattaccttgatgatcaggtaaagaatctAATTTCCATGTCATTCTTCTTTGTGAAGGTGACCAAATTCCACCTTGTGGTTTAGCTTGTACATTTAATACTGATGGTCCATCGTTATCAAATATAGCTACAAAACtaatatttgataaattttcaATAGATGTATCATTTAATTTATAATTTAAAATCATTCTAGTTTCACCTTGTTTACATAAAAATGCAGGATCTAACATTAATGGtgtattttgaatttcttttccaGGTTGAACATGTACAACATATTTAAATAATAATGTACctttattgttgttgtttcctgaatttgataaagttgcTTGAGATAAAACTTCAGAATTTAAGAAATATTCTCCTGGTTTATCTGGAACTTGAGCTAAATATGCTGGATTAGGTGCaattttttctaatttttcaaatGATGTTAATCTGATATGTATAGGTCCTGATGAAGTTTGTTGATATGTTGGTCTTAAAGATAAGTGAATTTCACCTGTAATTTGTATTTTTGTTACTTCTTTATT
Coding sequences:
- a CDS encoding elongator complex protein 3, translating into MIAPPTSQSELHLLCVSAVVRDLISLYNEATTSSKTIQQPNLTALRQKYAGKYGLRAVPRLTDVLAAVPEEWKDRLRGWLKAKPVRTASGVAVVAVMCKPHRCPHVAMTGNICVYCPGGPDSDFEYSTQSYTGYEPTSMRAIRARYDPYEQARGRVNQLKDLGHSVDKVEIIIMGGTFMSMPEDYRHKFAAGLHNALSGHVTDDIDEAVKFSEQSKVKCVGITIETRPDYCLKPHLSQMLRYGCTRLEIGVQSVYEDVARDTNRGHTVRAVSESFHMSKDAGYKIVAHMMPDLPNCGTERDIWQFQEFFENPAFRSDGLKLYPTLVIRGTGLYELWRTGKYKNYPPNALVDIVARIMALVPPWTRVYRVQRDIPMPLVSSGVENGNLRELALARMKDFGAECRDVRYREVGLHEIHNRIRPQDLELLRRDYAANGGWETFLSYEDPAQDILIGLLRLRKCSEDGTFRKELVGMEGGCSLVRELHVYGTAAPVHSRDPKKFQHQGIGTLLMEEAERIAREEHGSGRIAVISGVGTRDYYRRLGYFLDGPYMVKDLLY